One part of the Desulfurobacterium indicum genome encodes these proteins:
- the fliF gene encoding flagellar basal-body MS-ring/collar protein FliF, producing MNSEEIKNRFSEFVSKYANIRGLAILIGSLALISFLSIAVVKMASNTDYAVLYTHLSPDDAGNILTVLQEEHIPYKVEGNGSIILVPRDKVYDIRLKLAAKGLPSGKIVGFEIFDEPKLGITQFQEHIEYLRALEGELEKTIQQIDAVWSDKVNIALPKESVFVRESEEPKASVILRLWPGKDLTKEQVKAIVFLVSHAVPGLKPQNVTVVDNRGRVLSDMLEDDNATDSNRELAIKRALEKEIERKVESILSKALGSNRVVARATVEIETGKMEKQSEIYDPDMTAVVSERKIQESEKGIQKNSSGVPGSGTNVPPVINNGGNGTLQKVKEKKDVTTNYDVSKTVEKMVAPIFVIKRVSVGVLIDGRYKKVKGKNGKEKEEFIPRTPEELKTYENLVKSVIGYDEKRGDKVTVVSVPFEVPPPEANVVTGEAFPIIPVAIGGGVAFLALAGILLFLLRHKKQKPESIPAVQSAVVKAYGEAVQSAEEKMEKERKEIESFDIKSEPYYIKILEITKEHPELIAELLREWLGEKQNA from the coding sequence GTGAATTCGGAAGAGATTAAAAATAGATTTTCGGAATTTGTTTCAAAGTATGCCAATATAAGAGGTCTTGCTATCCTTATCGGTAGCCTTGCGCTTATCTCTTTTCTTTCTATTGCAGTTGTTAAAATGGCTTCGAATACCGATTATGCTGTTTTGTATACACATTTAAGTCCTGACGATGCCGGGAACATTCTTACGGTTCTTCAGGAGGAGCACATTCCTTATAAGGTAGAGGGAAATGGGAGCATTATCCTTGTGCCGAGGGATAAAGTTTACGATATCAGGCTTAAACTTGCTGCTAAAGGTCTTCCTTCCGGAAAGATAGTTGGATTTGAGATATTTGATGAGCCTAAGCTTGGAATAACTCAGTTTCAAGAGCATATAGAATATTTGCGGGCTCTTGAAGGGGAGCTTGAGAAGACGATTCAGCAGATAGATGCGGTATGGAGTGATAAGGTTAACATAGCTTTACCGAAAGAGTCAGTTTTTGTGAGAGAGAGTGAAGAGCCGAAGGCTTCCGTTATTTTACGGCTCTGGCCTGGCAAAGATCTTACAAAAGAGCAAGTTAAGGCGATTGTTTTTCTTGTATCTCACGCAGTTCCCGGTTTAAAGCCTCAAAATGTAACAGTTGTTGATAACAGAGGACGTGTTCTTTCAGATATGCTTGAAGATGACAACGCTACCGATTCAAATAGAGAACTGGCTATAAAGAGAGCTCTTGAGAAAGAGATAGAGAGAAAGGTTGAATCAATCCTCTCAAAAGCTCTTGGTTCTAATAGAGTAGTTGCCCGTGCTACCGTTGAGATAGAGACGGGCAAAATGGAAAAACAATCAGAGATTTACGATCCGGATATGACGGCTGTCGTCAGCGAAAGGAAAATTCAGGAGAGCGAAAAAGGTATTCAGAAAAATTCTTCCGGTGTGCCAGGAAGCGGAACGAATGTTCCACCTGTTATTAACAACGGTGGAAACGGGACTTTGCAGAAAGTCAAGGAGAAGAAAGACGTTACTACAAATTATGATGTTTCAAAAACTGTTGAAAAAATGGTTGCTCCCATATTTGTTATTAAACGGGTAAGTGTTGGCGTTCTTATAGATGGTCGTTACAAAAAGGTTAAAGGTAAAAACGGTAAAGAGAAAGAAGAATTTATTCCACGAACACCTGAGGAATTAAAGACTTATGAAAATCTGGTTAAAAGTGTGATAGGCTATGATGAGAAGAGGGGCGATAAGGTTACCGTTGTCAGCGTTCCTTTTGAGGTTCCTCCTCCGGAAGCGAACGTGGTAACCGGAGAGGCTTTTCCGATAATTCCAGTAGCCATTGGAGGGGGAGTTGCTTTCCTGGCTTTAGCTGGAATTTTGCTCTTCCTGCTCAGACATAAAAAGCAGAAGCCTGAATCAATTCCTGCTGTTCAGTCAGCAGTAGTAAAGGCTTACGGCGAGGCTGTTCAATCAGCGGAAGAGAAGATGGAAAAAGAGAGAAAAGAGATAGAAAGCTTTGATATAAAATCAGAACCTTACTATATAAAGATTCTTGAGATAACAAAAGAGCATCCTGAGCTTATAGCCGAACTTTTAAGAGAATGGCTTGGAGAGAAACAGAATGCTTAA
- the fliE gene encoding flagellar hook-basal body complex protein FliE — protein MKVNNDVSFNILSGLSDKKNSKKNGFEEIFENFIKDVNGDLNAASEAEKKLMDGNVQNFEELLYTISKSELSLRLLVEIKNKALESYQEIMRMQV, from the coding sequence ATGAAAGTAAATAACGATGTTTCTTTCAACATACTTTCCGGTTTGTCTGATAAAAAGAATAGTAAAAAGAATGGTTTTGAAGAGATATTTGAAAACTTCATCAAAGATGTTAACGGCGATTTGAATGCGGCTTCCGAAGCTGAGAAGAAATTAATGGATGGAAACGTACAGAATTTTGAAGAACTTCTCTACACTATTTCAAAATCCGAACTCTCCTTGAGGCTACTTGTTGAAATAAAAAATAAAGCACTTGAAAGCTATCAGGAGATTATGAGAATGCAGGTTTAA
- the flgC gene encoding flagellar basal body rod protein FlgC, which produces MLFKGLEISLTGMEAERVRMDIASSNLANANSVDPETKQPYRRKVPVFEAILKSDGKVPLDEVRVKEIAYDNSPFREKYDPSNPLADKSGYVKLPNVDPVKEMVDMISAMRTYEANLTAFNTHKNMLTSSLEILRV; this is translated from the coding sequence GTGCTCTTTAAAGGCCTTGAAATATCCTTAACTGGAATGGAAGCAGAAAGAGTTCGTATGGATATTGCTTCAAGCAACTTGGCAAATGCAAATTCTGTGGATCCAGAGACTAAACAACCTTACAGGAGAAAAGTCCCGGTTTTTGAAGCTATCCTCAAATCGGATGGTAAGGTTCCCCTTGATGAGGTAAGAGTTAAAGAAATTGCTTATGATAACTCACCTTTCAGAGAGAAGTATGATCCTTCCAACCCTCTCGCTGATAAATCCGGATATGTAAAGCTACCGAATGTTGATCCTGTAAAAGAGATGGTTGATATGATTTCTGCAATGAGAACGTATGAGGCAAATTTGACGGCTTTTAATACTCATAAAAATATGTTGACTTCAAGTCTTGAAATCCTCAGAGTATAG
- the flgB gene encoding flagellar basal body rod protein FlgB, which yields MSDLWGKTDAISETAAYYLERSKVIQSNIANADTPGYTPKDLKFEKCMNNETLRLKTTDPKHIEPQSCRKSEFKIVELNKIAGYDKNRVNVDEELGKLAETAIMYKTMVQSLHAELTKLKISITGR from the coding sequence ATGAGTGATTTATGGGGAAAAACAGACGCTATTTCCGAAACGGCGGCGTATTATCTTGAGCGTTCAAAAGTTATACAGAGTAATATTGCAAATGCAGATACGCCTGGATATACGCCTAAAGATTTGAAATTTGAAAAGTGTATGAATAACGAGACGTTGAGGCTAAAGACGACAGATCCAAAACATATAGAACCGCAATCGTGTAGAAAATCGGAGTTTAAAATCGTAGAGCTTAACAAAATTGCTGGTTATGATAAAAACAGAGTAAATGTTGATGAGGAATTGGGAAAATTAGCAGAAACTGCTATTATGTATAAAACAATGGTTCAGAGTTTACATGCAGAACTAACAAAATTAAAAATAAGCATTACAGGGAGGTAA